One Hallerella porci DNA window includes the following coding sequences:
- a CDS encoding GH116 family glycosyl hydrolase, with the protein MTFDKYLESAKLHGNVKDLMTKGLAVEFIQPWYTPLTTTPATTGIAVGGIGSTYTVTPAGTTPVTGVIPGVQVRTTNPDDLRLQNVFYRESVIVKNAPLAIRNFFEFNRKNQFYTLKDSEGKPLFTETTEKEALKKIEKVLADKNFFATNQEALYRWHTEFSPRTQAMIAAGKTTTPEFNRAVLIDFFDGELGEKVESKGALTAAFGNDTEFLGEAGYDAQKMEYTAEYPLSRTQYKATKGIQITRYQYSYVLPNNERISSLPVSATRYEFVNPTKDVREITLVQVQENYCGYQVRKDREGVQDSSFVLVPVAKNPQGVEFSANLADGRQVKGVEFYNKTPLSESDFDGCMGISAAWNPKDDVNVSTKPLFYRDDQKTVLAGALHSGRLSQNFVKNVYSGRETVAGAIAVTVRLKPRAKATIQLNTVLDFAHIRFQEKENLKKYTVFYPDPFGRVQAMLSEALSFDAEFENTFGEAYRALAPEKALAKLFPKDKKKQAEFRSLALNTLSFIPEATVWDKDDNFLVRECADYPFFNSLDVYFYGSFSLLALMPRLDGAVMKRFADAILAEDNTIRRHHEYVNHPYADLPEAKLEGPRAVHGAVIHDLGSPFNPAPDAYDWHNVKEWKDLAPKYVLMVLRHYKFTGDKSVVDSCKDAVYACMEYLEKMVDEGQNFPLTHGTDDTFDNLSSNGISVYCGSLWIAGLRAAAKIAELEGDSARALDWEKKADEAEAEFHEALWDENEGYFHFFATPIEAKDVHFEHFDKIVEALADEVPLSGSDAQKLAELNDWLNFSEIPEDVELSKLELRKFKKEWLYGTAPEAFTESFQKKLELDSDDVFADSMLADTYLRLLGLAPLTDFEKGASTLDRIYRTNYKANTPLLGAANLVHKDGSPLDEFNFQAHDVWIGIQYSIASGMILHEEIDEARDIVNSMIQNLYEEAKIPFAAPEGFNGSCRLHEDALVKAGVSMTAAKSLIAELVKKGALLADQRISPKLPKNLAAFKKAYGTLAKKAKISEEDLFTLLHSTALKYTAGKYFRPGMVFALFDALKLDALK; encoded by the coding sequence ACTCCGCTCACCACAACTCCTGCGACAACGGGCATTGCTGTCGGCGGCATCGGAAGCACTTACACCGTAACGCCTGCCGGCACAACTCCGGTGACGGGCGTAATCCCGGGCGTTCAAGTGCGCACGACCAATCCCGACGATTTGCGTTTGCAAAATGTTTTCTACCGCGAATCGGTCATTGTCAAAAATGCGCCCCTCGCCATTCGCAATTTCTTCGAATTCAATCGTAAAAATCAATTTTACACATTGAAAGATTCCGAAGGAAAACCGCTCTTTACAGAAACGACCGAAAAAGAAGCGTTAAAAAAAATTGAAAAAGTTCTCGCCGACAAGAATTTCTTTGCGACCAATCAAGAAGCGCTTTATCGTTGGCATACAGAATTTAGCCCGCGCACACAAGCGATGATCGCCGCGGGAAAGACGACAACTCCTGAATTTAATCGCGCAGTTCTCATCGATTTCTTTGACGGTGAACTCGGCGAAAAAGTCGAAAGCAAAGGCGCTCTCACCGCAGCATTTGGAAACGATACCGAATTCCTCGGCGAAGCGGGATACGATGCGCAAAAGATGGAATACACCGCAGAATATCCGCTGTCTCGCACCCAATACAAAGCGACCAAAGGAATTCAAATTACCCGTTATCAATACAGCTACGTGCTGCCGAATAACGAACGCATTTCGAGTCTTCCGGTGAGCGCAACGCGTTACGAATTCGTCAACCCGACGAAAGATGTCCGCGAAATCACTCTCGTGCAAGTGCAAGAAAATTATTGCGGTTACCAAGTCCGCAAAGATCGCGAAGGCGTTCAAGATTCTTCGTTCGTCCTCGTGCCTGTTGCGAAGAATCCGCAAGGCGTTGAATTTTCGGCAAATCTCGCCGACGGTCGTCAAGTTAAAGGCGTTGAATTTTACAACAAGACGCCGCTTTCCGAAAGCGACTTTGACGGTTGCATGGGAATTAGCGCAGCATGGAATCCGAAGGACGATGTAAACGTTTCGACGAAACCGCTCTTCTACCGCGATGATCAAAAAACAGTTCTCGCAGGAGCGCTCCACAGCGGACGCCTTTCGCAGAATTTTGTGAAGAATGTTTACAGCGGACGCGAAACTGTCGCCGGCGCAATCGCCGTGACCGTGCGCTTAAAACCGCGCGCCAAAGCAACGATTCAACTGAACACCGTTCTCGACTTTGCGCACATTCGCTTCCAAGAAAAAGAAAATTTGAAGAAATACACCGTCTTCTATCCGGATCCGTTTGGCCGCGTTCAAGCGATGCTTTCGGAAGCGCTTTCGTTTGACGCCGAATTTGAAAATACATTTGGCGAAGCTTACCGCGCACTCGCTCCGGAAAAAGCACTCGCAAAACTTTTCCCGAAAGACAAGAAGAAACAAGCGGAATTCCGCAGCTTAGCTTTGAACACGCTGAGCTTTATTCCCGAAGCAACTGTTTGGGATAAAGACGATAATTTCCTCGTCCGCGAATGCGCCGACTATCCGTTCTTCAATTCTCTCGACGTTTACTTCTACGGCAGCTTCTCGCTTCTCGCTTTGATGCCGCGCTTAGACGGTGCTGTGATGAAGCGCTTTGCCGATGCGATTCTCGCCGAAGATAATACCATTCGCCGTCACCACGAATATGTGAACCATCCTTACGCCGACTTGCCCGAAGCCAAATTGGAAGGTCCGCGCGCCGTTCACGGAGCCGTGATTCACGATCTCGGCAGCCCCTTTAATCCGGCGCCCGATGCCTACGACTGGCACAATGTGAAAGAATGGAAAGATCTCGCTCCGAAATATGTGTTGATGGTTTTACGCCATTACAAATTCACCGGCGACAAGTCTGTAGTCGATTCTTGCAAAGATGCCGTTTACGCTTGCATGGAATATTTAGAGAAGATGGTGGACGAAGGACAAAACTTCCCGCTCACCCACGGAACCGATGACACCTTCGACAATCTTTCGTCGAACGGCATCTCGGTTTACTGCGGATCTCTTTGGATTGCAGGCCTCCGCGCCGCTGCAAAAATCGCAGAACTCGAAGGCGACAGCGCCCGCGCTCTCGATTGGGAAAAGAAAGCCGACGAAGCCGAAGCCGAATTCCACGAAGCCTTGTGGGATGAAAACGAAGGCTACTTCCATTTCTTTGCCACTCCGATTGAAGCGAAAGACGTTCACTTCGAACACTTCGACAAAATCGTGGAAGCGCTCGCTGACGAAGTTCCGCTTTCCGGTTCCGACGCGCAGAAACTCGCCGAGCTCAACGATTGGCTAAACTTCTCTGAAATTCCCGAAGATGTGGAACTTTCGAAGCTCGAACTTCGCAAGTTCAAAAAAGAATGGCTCTACGGCACAGCGCCCGAAGCCTTCACCGAATCTTTCCAGAAAAAATTGGAATTGGATTCCGATGATGTCTTCGCCGACTCGATGCTCGCGGACACGTATCTGCGCCTTCTCGGACTTGCGCCTCTCACCGATTTCGAAAAGGGAGCAAGCACCCTCGACCGCATTTACCGCACCAATTATAAAGCGAACACGCCGCTTCTCGGCGCCGCCAACTTGGTGCACAAAGACGGTTCCCCGCTCGATGAATTCAACTTCCAAGCTCACGATGTTTGGATTGGCATTCAATACAGCATCGCAAGCGGCATGATTCTCCACGAAGAAATTGACGAAGCCCGCGACATCGTCAATAGCATGATTCAAAATCTTTACGAAGAAGCGAAGATTCCGTTCGCCGCACCCGAAGGCTTTAACGGAAGTTGCCGCCTCCACGAAGACGCTCTCGTAAAAGCGGGAGTTTCGATGACCGCGGCAAAATCTCTCATCGCAGAACTCGTGAAGAAAGGCGCACTTCTCGCGGATCAACGCATTTCGCCGAAGCTTCCGAAGAATCTCGCCGCCTTCAAAAAGGCTTACGGCACACTCGCCAAGAAAGCGAAAATTTCCGAAGAAGATTTGTTCACATTGCTGCACAGCACTGCGCTCAAATACACCGCCGGAAAATATTTCCGTCCGGGAATGGTCTTCGCCCTCTTCGATGCACTCAAATTGGATGCGTTAAAGTAA